A genomic stretch from Planktothrix sp. FACHB-1365 includes:
- a CDS encoding ParA family protein → MTQTKVISLFNQAGGVGKTTITLNLGYHLAQRGNKILLVDLDPQASLTLFMGLDPHSLEKTVFDAIVNEEPLFIHKAIHRMDLAPTNINLSVAEIQLVNMDFRELRLKDALEPIRENYDFILIDCPPSLGLLSYISLVAATHVLVPIETHYKAFEGTNLLLQTVARVRKKGNRSLQIAGFVPSRYAATNSQDKRTLNAIQEQFSTVATVYEPIPRLTAFVDASEQQVPLAVYDARNAVVKILDRLAAKMEKLNAK, encoded by the coding sequence ATGACCCAGACAAAAGTGATTTCGCTGTTCAACCAAGCTGGTGGTGTGGGCAAGACAACAATTACGCTCAACTTAGGCTACCACCTAGCTCAACGAGGGAATAAAATTTTGCTCGTTGACCTCGATCCACAAGCGTCTTTAACCTTATTTATGGGTCTTGACCCGCACAGCTTGGAAAAAACCGTATTTGATGCCATTGTTAATGAAGAACCCCTCTTCATCCACAAAGCAATTCATCGCATGGATTTAGCTCCCACCAATATTAACCTCAGTGTGGCAGAAATCCAATTGGTGAATATGGACTTTCGAGAACTGCGTCTCAAAGATGCCCTAGAACCCATTCGAGAAAACTATGATTTTATTTTGATTGACTGTCCGCCTAGCTTAGGATTATTAAGCTACATTAGCCTTGTTGCTGCCACCCATGTTTTAGTCCCCATTGAAACTCATTACAAAGCGTTTGAGGGAACTAACCTGCTCTTACAAACCGTCGCCAGAGTCCGAAAAAAAGGAAATCGCTCTTTGCAGATTGCTGGATTTGTTCCCTCTCGCTATGCTGCCACCAACTCCCAGGATAAACGTACTTTAAACGCGATTCAAGAACAATTTTCCACCGTGGCAACAGTTTATGAGCCGATTCCTCGCTTAACTGCTTTTGTTGATGCTTCTGAACAACAGGTTCCCCTAGCTGTTTATGACGCGAGAAATGCAGTGGTTAAAATATTAGATCGTTTAGCTGCCAAGATGGAGAAACTCAATGCCAAATAA
- a CDS encoding DUF6753 family protein translates to MSYGAVDTKSLLDIALEGQSEEYRRKVLELAFKGKIEPTDPIFLILLATGRLEVLIEESPKPEDFELAFERWVGRINKTLATYERVAVEKQEGQIAEAVNSLVRQTELTKIVTSARSLMVATGILLTTLGVGALMGWMGVLWSQGGFAPGEAVHLTQEQAEALRWATSDEGKLARNLMKWNSDSLTNLECKKDVERLGVTLEVAGRPATSGFCTIWVEPVKKRKFRD, encoded by the coding sequence GTGAGTTATGGTGCTGTTGATACTAAATCTTTACTGGATATTGCCCTAGAAGGTCAATCCGAGGAATATCGGCGTAAGGTTTTGGAATTGGCTTTTAAGGGAAAAATTGAGCCAACTGACCCCATATTTTTGATTTTATTAGCAACGGGGCGATTGGAAGTGTTGATTGAAGAAAGCCCGAAACCAGAAGATTTTGAGTTAGCATTTGAGCGTTGGGTCGGGCGGATTAATAAGACACTAGCAACTTACGAACGAGTAGCCGTTGAGAAGCAAGAGGGGCAAATTGCTGAGGCGGTGAATTCTCTGGTACGTCAGACGGAATTAACAAAAATAGTCACTTCTGCTCGTTCATTGATGGTGGCGACGGGTATCTTATTAACGACGTTGGGTGTCGGTGCGTTGATGGGATGGATGGGTGTGCTTTGGTCGCAAGGCGGGTTTGCGCCGGGGGAAGCGGTTCATCTGACTCAGGAGCAGGCGGAAGCTTTGCGGTGGGCGACTAGCGATGAGGGGAAGTTGGCTCGAAATTTGATGAAGTGGAATTCGGATAGTTTGACTAATTTAGAATGTAAAAAGGATGTTGAGCGTTTGGGGGTGACTTTGGAAGTTGCGGGGAGGCCAGCTACATCGGGATTTTGTACAATTTGGGTGGAACCTGTAAAAAAGCGTAAGTTTAGAGATTAA
- a CDS encoding DNA-binding protein yields the protein MKTHKTLFLAWQDPNSRFWFPIGRLTFDGATYQFVYTQGVKEAQEKSGFTPLSSFPRFDEVYTSTYLFSVFSNRLMPRSRPDYSSFIEWLNIPKHEDDPITLLARSGGQKKTDTLTVFPCPIPDEEGRYHLHFFPHGMQHLPPSSIERINCFVPGEKLWLSHEFQNIYDQMALTLNTEDHHIVGYCPRYLNPEIFELIRRTTYEVNVQVERINQPPTPRQFRLLCHLTAKGDDGFSPFSSKIYQPL from the coding sequence TTGAAGACACACAAAACACTATTTTTGGCATGGCAAGATCCAAACAGTCGCTTTTGGTTTCCCATTGGTCGCTTAACTTTTGACGGAGCTACTTATCAATTTGTTTACACACAAGGAGTCAAAGAAGCTCAAGAAAAATCTGGTTTTACCCCCTTATCCTCATTCCCGCGTTTCGATGAAGTTTATACATCAACTTATTTGTTTTCTGTGTTTTCTAATCGATTAATGCCTCGAAGTCGTCCTGATTACTCAAGCTTTATTGAATGGTTAAACATTCCCAAACATGAAGATGATCCAATTACTTTATTGGCTCGTAGTGGTGGACAGAAGAAAACGGATACACTGACTGTTTTTCCTTGTCCCATACCAGATGAAGAAGGGCGTTATCATCTTCACTTTTTTCCTCATGGAATGCAACATTTACCACCATCTTCAATTGAACGAATTAACTGCTTTGTTCCAGGGGAGAAGTTATGGTTAAGCCATGAATTCCAAAATATTTATGATCAGATGGCTTTGACTCTCAACACAGAAGATCACCATATTGTCGGTTATTGTCCCCGATACTTGAATCCTGAAATTTTTGAACTCATTCGCAGGACTACCTACGAGGTTAATGTACAGGTAGAACGGATTAATCAACCTCCTACACCACGACAGTTTCGCTTGTTGTGCCATCTAACGGCAAAAGGGGATGATGGTTTTTCTCCTTTTTCCAGTAAAATATATCAACCTCTCTAG
- a CDS encoding hybrid sensor histidine kinase/response regulator produces MKDRPSQIFAADQETDTLLILETILTEEGYSVNTSSYGKEAIASINADPPDLILWDVMMPDADGYEVTYKIRSTPQLPFIPIVLLAPDPSIPSTNGLELGADDFLWKPIQVNELLARVRNLLRLKHSLDSMREMALAREDFVSRLTHDLRNPLIAAQQMLTLLGQGKFGILSPTVKEALQTIALSNDNLITLVNTLLEVHRFEAGCKPMAITTFDLYKLIKEVVKEQEALAVSKNLRLIFETQQQSFQIQGDRLELRRVLTNLVSNAIKFTERGQVKITVKYNAQSVSIHVEDTGPGITESEQKTIFERFRTGNQKGAGSGLGLHLSQRIAKAHSGCLEVTSQLGVGSIFTLCLPRSQNC; encoded by the coding sequence ATGAAAGATAGACCCAGCCAAATTTTTGCAGCCGATCAGGAAACGGATACCTTATTAATTTTGGAAACGATTTTAACCGAGGAAGGATATTCTGTTAACACCAGTTCATATGGAAAAGAAGCGATCGCCTCTATCAACGCCGACCCTCCCGATTTAATTCTATGGGACGTGATGATGCCAGATGCAGACGGCTATGAAGTCACTTACAAAATTCGTTCTACCCCTCAATTGCCCTTCATTCCCATTGTCCTTCTCGCGCCAGATCCCTCCATTCCTTCTACCAATGGATTAGAATTGGGAGCCGATGATTTTCTCTGGAAACCCATTCAAGTTAACGAATTACTCGCCCGTGTCCGCAACTTGCTCCGTCTCAAACATAGCCTAGATTCAATGCGAGAGATGGCTTTAGCCCGTGAAGATTTTGTTTCTCGCCTAACCCATGATTTGCGTAACCCTCTAATTGCCGCCCAACAAATGCTGACTTTACTAGGGCAAGGAAAATTCGGCATCTTATCCCCTACCGTAAAAGAGGCTCTCCAGACTATCGCTCTTAGCAATGACAACCTAATTACCCTCGTCAATACCCTCCTAGAAGTGCATCGATTTGAAGCGGGTTGCAAACCAATGGCTATCACAACTTTTGATCTTTACAAACTCATTAAGGAAGTGGTTAAAGAGCAAGAGGCACTTGCGGTCAGCAAAAACTTACGCTTAATTTTTGAAACCCAACAACAGTCCTTTCAGATTCAAGGCGATCGCTTAGAATTGCGCCGAGTTTTGACTAATTTAGTGAGTAATGCGATTAAGTTCACAGAGCGCGGTCAAGTCAAGATCACTGTTAAGTACAATGCTCAAAGCGTTTCGATTCACGTAGAAGATACAGGCCCCGGAATCACAGAATCAGAGCAAAAAACAATCTTTGAACGCTTTCGCACCGGAAATCAGAAAGGAGCCGGAAGTGGTTTAGGGTTACATCTGTCTCAGCGTATTGCAAAAGCCCATTCGGGTTGTTTAGAAGTGACCTCACAACTGGGGGTTGGAAGTATTTTTACTTTGTGTCTCCCTCGGAGCCAAAATTGCTAA
- a CDS encoding mobilization protein, protein MAGRSRRTKSQLEQVDPTTEQAEASGEVSMTVTLKSPSHLGENGLETVEKHATRIHLIDGEKGGVGKSLFARVLIQYFMDKKYPFLAVDADRSNPDVSRIYESVCREALFSEDEKKFYEADKIFEWAFDNSIIVNLPAQVYPVVTSWIEKNNLIELGKQSKITFCKWFVCTGGYDSVQLFLKSVQHFDKKIAHVLVRNFGLEDDWSSIEEMEEVQNAIKKYDVKVIDFPKLYSRERNAIDAGGITFDLARNSQEFGVLGRQRIKSFMLSAYEAFETTGMLP, encoded by the coding sequence ATGGCAGGTCGGAGTAGAAGAACAAAATCTCAACTAGAACAGGTAGATCCTACAACTGAACAAGCTGAAGCATCAGGAGAAGTATCAATGACAGTAACGTTAAAATCCCCAAGTCATTTAGGCGAAAATGGATTGGAAACTGTTGAGAAACACGCTACTAGAATTCATTTGATTGATGGAGAAAAAGGCGGTGTAGGTAAGAGTTTATTTGCAAGGGTTTTAATTCAGTATTTTATGGATAAAAAATATCCGTTTTTAGCTGTAGATGCGGACAGATCTAACCCCGATGTTTCTCGAATTTACGAAAGTGTTTGTCGGGAAGCTTTATTTAGTGAAGATGAGAAGAAATTTTATGAAGCAGACAAAATTTTTGAGTGGGCTTTTGACAATAGCATTATTGTCAATTTACCGGCTCAGGTTTATCCGGTGGTGACGAGTTGGATTGAAAAAAATAACTTAATTGAGTTAGGCAAACAATCTAAAATTACATTTTGTAAGTGGTTTGTTTGTACAGGAGGTTACGATAGCGTGCAGTTATTTTTAAAATCAGTGCAACATTTTGACAAAAAAATAGCTCATGTTTTAGTTCGTAATTTTGGGTTAGAGGACGATTGGAGTTCTATAGAAGAGATGGAGGAAGTCCAAAATGCGATTAAAAAATATGATGTTAAAGTGATTGATTTCCCTAAGCTTTATTCAAGAGAAAGGAATGCGATTGATGCGGGGGGAATTACGTTTGATTTAGCTCGGAATAGTCAAGAATTTGGGGTATTGGGGCGGCAACGAATTAAATCGTTTATGTTGTCAGCTTACGAGGCTTTTGAAACGACGGGGATGTTACCGTGA
- a CDS encoding helix-turn-helix domain-containing protein, whose translation MIKNELEYQVSQEWLEKFEKSIAAIEKDEDSKKNDHERWKMNRETLQCHLEKLQAEIAEYDRLTSHDSHTPIVLTLDDIDYLPQILIRARMAAKLSQKELADLAGLTEEQIKRYEDNDYEDASFMDVRFVIDALDIKIQKGEFLVPLDTLRRTPVTKEELLSSNQRSLSRSDG comes from the coding sequence ATGATTAAAAATGAATTAGAGTACCAAGTTAGTCAAGAATGGTTAGAGAAGTTTGAAAAATCTATAGCCGCAATAGAAAAGGATGAAGATAGCAAAAAGAATGACCATGAGCGATGGAAAATGAACCGAGAGACATTACAATGTCATTTAGAGAAATTGCAAGCAGAAATTGCTGAATATGACAGGCTAACATCCCATGATAGCCACACGCCGATAGTATTAACACTTGATGATATTGATTATTTACCTCAAATCTTGATTAGAGCTAGAATGGCAGCCAAACTAAGTCAGAAAGAATTAGCAGATTTAGCTGGGTTGACAGAAGAACAAATTAAACGTTATGAAGATAACGACTATGAAGATGCTAGCTTTATGGATGTAAGATTTGTAATTGATGCGCTGGATATCAAAATTCAAAAAGGTGAGTTTCTTGTTCCTTTAGATACGCTTAGAAGAACACCAGTTACTAAAGAAGAATTACTTTCTTCAAATCAGCGTTCTCTCAGCCGAAGCGACGGATAA
- a CDS encoding response regulator transcription factor, which translates to MNRVSVVLIEDHHLTRVGIKAALEDCEEIKFIAEASNGLQGITILEKTLPDVAIIDLGLPGLVDGIELTKRFKEYVQTRQLDSSINQPKVLILTSQDQEESILAAFAAGADSYCMKDLKFEKLLEAILETHRGANWIDPSIARIVLSRLNNPFKEVVGSSVIPTVSIHGLKPEDNELLQSNPLTRRENEIIELIVEGYGNEEIAEQLFISMGTVKTHVRNILNKLACDDRTQAAVRALRAGLVN; encoded by the coding sequence ATGAATCGCGTGAGTGTTGTGTTAATTGAAGATCATCACTTAACTCGTGTGGGAATTAAAGCAGCGTTGGAAGATTGTGAAGAAATCAAGTTTATCGCGGAAGCCAGTAATGGATTACAAGGAATCACAATATTGGAGAAAACGCTACCCGATGTTGCCATTATTGATTTAGGATTACCTGGATTAGTTGATGGGATTGAACTCACTAAACGGTTTAAGGAGTATGTGCAAACCCGTCAGCTTGATTCCTCTATCAACCAACCTAAAGTTTTAATTTTAACCTCGCAAGATCAAGAAGAATCGATTTTAGCAGCCTTTGCAGCCGGAGCAGATTCTTACTGTATGAAAGACCTGAAATTTGAAAAACTGCTAGAAGCAATACTGGAAACTCACCGAGGAGCAAACTGGATTGACCCGTCTATTGCACGGATTGTTTTATCTCGACTTAATAATCCGTTTAAAGAAGTTGTTGGTTCTAGTGTTATTCCGACCGTATCGATTCATGGGTTAAAACCAGAAGATAACGAGTTATTACAATCTAATCCTCTCACTCGGCGAGAAAATGAAATTATTGAACTGATTGTTGAAGGGTATGGCAATGAAGAAATTGCCGAGCAATTATTTATATCAATGGGAACTGTGAAAACTCATGTTCGCAATATCCTTAATAAGTTAGCGTGTGATGATCGCACTCAAGCGGCTGTCCGAGCTTTGCGAGCTGGTTTAGTGAATTAG
- a CDS encoding aminoacyl-histidine dipeptidase, whose translation MIVTSKNRKFDSVKTTKSQKAYTKALDQCISYNEKLRLMVLEVLREECGRELASAARFNNHDFDWETHNAQFREDYGTTSLKELMRAAQALYGLNDIDAIRERRAKHRGIRNERMARQNMVIAQNALTLDDGIDDHEIEME comes from the coding sequence ATGATTGTAACTTCTAAAAATCGTAAGTTCGATTCCGTTAAAACCACAAAGTCTCAAAAAGCTTATACCAAGGCTTTAGACCAGTGCATCAGCTATAACGAAAAACTACGTTTGATGGTGCTAGAAGTTTTGAGAGAAGAATGTGGCCGTGAGCTTGCGAGTGCTGCCCGTTTTAATAACCACGATTTTGACTGGGAAACCCACAATGCTCAGTTTCGTGAAGATTATGGCACCACTTCCTTGAAAGAACTGATGCGCGCTGCACAAGCTCTTTATGGCTTGAACGATATTGATGCCATTCGAGAACGTCGAGCCAAGCATCGGGGCATCCGCAATGAACGGATGGCTCGCCAAAACATGGTCATTGCCCAAAATGCGTTAACGCTAGATGACGGAATCGATGATCATGAAATTGAGATGGAGTGA
- a CDS encoding Eco57I restriction-modification methylase domain-containing protein, with the protein MNLTTTESIRVLRQLQLDSAKTQTERNKLGQFATPTALATEMLKYAKTLLPSASKIRFLDPAFGTGAFYSALLEQFPLSQIVEAIAYEIDPHYGNEAIKLWCDTPLQLNIADFTKAVPPNSDEIKANLLICNPPYTRHHHLSRVEKLRLQRITEEIAGIKFSQLASLYCYFLCISDTWMATDGLAGWLIPTGFMDVNYGQPIKDYLLNCVSLLRIHCFDPVDVQFEDALVSSAVVWFKKALPPVNHAVEFTYGRSLTQPKMSLMMSVESLRGATKWTKFGLMSERVISQEQSLRLKDLFTIKRGLATGANDFFVLKPKQISAYQLPMEFLQPVLPSPRLLPVDEIKADDLGNPILDRQLFLLSCELPPDEVKAKYPTLWEYLQMGVRQEICDRYLCKHRSPWYSQEKRPPAPFLCTYMGRQNTGRGRPFRFILNHSRATATNVYLMLYPKPALAKVLLEKPELVKQVWEVLDRISDEALMSEGRVYGGGLHKLEPRELGNALAGKIVEVLSKESVD; encoded by the coding sequence ATGAACTTAACTACAACAGAATCAATTCGGGTATTGCGACAGTTGCAACTGGATAGTGCGAAAACCCAAACAGAGCGAAATAAGTTGGGTCAGTTTGCCACGCCTACAGCCCTGGCAACAGAGATGTTGAAGTATGCCAAGACGTTATTACCATCTGCCTCAAAAATTCGCTTTCTTGACCCAGCTTTTGGAACGGGAGCGTTCTACTCCGCATTATTGGAGCAATTTCCCCTATCGCAAATTGTAGAAGCGATCGCATACGAAATTGACCCTCACTATGGAAATGAAGCGATCAAACTTTGGTGTGATACGCCACTTCAGCTAAATATTGCAGATTTTACCAAGGCTGTACCACCCAATTCTGACGAGATTAAAGCTAATTTGCTGATTTGCAATCCTCCATACACCCGACATCATCATTTGAGCCGAGTTGAAAAGCTGCGGTTGCAACGGATAACAGAAGAGATAGCGGGGATAAAATTTAGTCAGTTGGCTAGTCTTTACTGTTATTTCTTGTGTATTTCAGATACTTGGATGGCAACTGATGGATTAGCAGGATGGCTGATTCCGACCGGATTTATGGATGTGAATTACGGACAGCCCATTAAAGATTATCTGCTCAACTGCGTTAGTTTACTGCGAATTCATTGTTTTGATCCGGTGGACGTACAATTTGAGGATGCGTTGGTATCGTCCGCAGTCGTTTGGTTTAAGAAAGCTTTGCCACCTGTTAACCATGCTGTTGAATTTACCTACGGAAGAAGTCTGACACAACCTAAGATGTCCCTGATGATGTCGGTGGAATCGCTACGCGGTGCAACTAAGTGGACTAAGTTCGGGTTGATGTCGGAGCGGGTGATTTCTCAGGAGCAGTCTTTGAGGCTGAAGGATTTATTCACAATCAAACGAGGGTTGGCGACAGGAGCAAATGATTTTTTTGTGTTGAAACCAAAACAAATTTCTGCATATCAATTGCCGATGGAATTTCTTCAGCCCGTTTTGCCCAGCCCTCGACTGTTACCAGTGGATGAAATTAAAGCCGATGATTTAGGAAATCCAATTCTTGATCGTCAGCTTTTTCTGCTCTCGTGCGAGTTGCCGCCAGATGAAGTGAAAGCTAAGTATCCTACACTTTGGGAATATTTGCAGATGGGAGTAAGACAGGAAATTTGCGATCGCTATCTCTGCAAACACCGCTCTCCCTGGTATTCTCAAGAAAAGCGTCCGCCTGCTCCATTCCTCTGTACCTATATGGGTCGTCAGAATACTGGTAGAGGTAGACCTTTTCGATTTATCCTCAATCATTCAAGGGCCACGGCTACCAATGTTTATTTAATGCTCTATCCTAAACCCGCTCTTGCTAAAGTGCTTTTAGAGAAGCCAGAATTGGTGAAACAGGTGTGGGAGGTACTTGATCGTATTTCCGATGAGGCCCTAATGAGTGAGGGTCGCGTTTATGGGGGTGGATTACATAAACTGGAACCGAGGGAATTGGGTAATGCTTTAGCTGGGAAGATTGTTGAAGTTTTATCAAAAGAGTCGGTTGATTGA
- a CDS encoding XamI family restriction endonuclease: MPVNADKPHLWKPDIAQSVDFYNHWFMQFAPQAYRDTRIATTEQVESALIWTANLTNITPAILQQYPSVLPILRMATAPPIARDRLIGLAGVSSNLVKNMEEKQRVPPRIDRGTLDTELAKIGEIIARLVDKDIFSWLDTERQPTDTEVHRAAIIIADRLCGAISDPIIRNAQERRQLATIRQWLEQHGYSYIGGGTRLSFERMLPGTFSFRLNIPILLQGGTKQINIPIDIVIQPIQSSRSQLPLLIEAKSAGDYTNPNKRRKEEAVKMAQLRNNYGDNVRFILFLCGYFDSGYLGYEAAEGIDWVWEHRIEDLVLFGI, from the coding sequence GTGCCAGTTAATGCAGATAAACCCCATTTGTGGAAACCGGATATAGCCCAGTCAGTAGACTTCTACAATCATTGGTTTATGCAGTTTGCTCCTCAAGCTTACCGCGATACTCGCATTGCCACAACTGAACAAGTCGAATCAGCTTTAATTTGGACAGCGAATCTTACGAATATTACGCCTGCTATACTGCAACAGTATCCGTCTGTCCTTCCTATCCTTCGCATGGCAACAGCACCGCCTATTGCACGAGATCGCCTGATAGGTTTAGCTGGAGTATCATCCAACCTAGTCAAGAATATGGAAGAAAAACAGCGAGTTCCACCTAGGATAGACAGGGGAACGTTGGATACTGAACTTGCAAAAATTGGTGAAATTATTGCTCGGCTTGTAGACAAAGATATCTTTTCATGGTTGGATACAGAACGACAACCAACGGATACAGAAGTTCATAGAGCAGCGATCATTATCGCAGATCGTCTCTGTGGTGCTATTTCTGACCCAATTATTCGCAACGCTCAGGAACGCAGACAGTTAGCTACGATTAGACAATGGCTAGAGCAGCACGGCTACTCGTATATTGGGGGAGGAACCCGATTAAGTTTCGAGAGAATGCTGCCAGGAACTTTTTCGTTTCGGCTCAATATTCCCATCCTTTTGCAAGGAGGTACTAAACAAATTAATATTCCAATTGATATCGTAATTCAACCCATTCAGTCTAGCCGCAGCCAGCTACCGCTTTTAATTGAAGCAAAATCTGCTGGAGACTATACTAATCCCAATAAGCGGCGGAAAGAAGAAGCAGTCAAAATGGCTCAATTACGCAATAACTATGGTGATAATGTTCGCTTTATTCTGTTTCTTTGCGGTTATTTCGATAGTGGTTATTTGGGTTATGAAGCTGCTGAAGGAATTGACTGGGTATGGGAACACCGAATAGAAGACTTGGTATTGTTTGGGATATGA
- a CDS encoding ParB/RepB/Spo0J family partition protein — MPNKSNQPYKGKANLTVLFGDDEAESLPKSSVPFDAIQLPASQPRRYFDPQAMQCLVESVKIDGILQPLLVRPLSNGKYELVAGERRLRAAKEVGLKEVPVIIKELTEQQALQIALVENLQREDLNPVEETEGILGLLANRLGCSDQEAERLLYRMQNQMLRDNDNVIIQPESEVVAQLFQDLGKMSWESFISNRLPLLKLPEEILGSLREGRIEYTKARAIAKVKDEQARVTLLETAIAENWSLNQIKAQISALKSESQSAPPEDSLQTRIKAALTQVNKSKAWSDPKKQKRLQKLLVDLESLLSS, encoded by the coding sequence ATGCCAAATAAAAGTAATCAGCCTTACAAAGGAAAAGCAAACTTAACGGTCTTGTTCGGCGATGACGAAGCTGAAAGTCTACCTAAAAGTTCAGTACCCTTTGATGCTATTCAGCTTCCGGCTAGTCAACCCCGCCGCTATTTTGATCCTCAAGCGATGCAGTGCTTAGTTGAATCTGTCAAAATTGATGGAATTCTGCAACCGCTATTAGTTCGCCCTTTATCGAATGGAAAGTATGAGTTAGTTGCAGGAGAAAGACGCTTAAGAGCGGCGAAAGAAGTGGGGTTGAAAGAAGTTCCTGTCATCATTAAAGAACTGACAGAACAACAAGCTTTACAAATTGCTTTAGTTGAAAACCTACAACGAGAAGATCTTAACCCCGTTGAAGAAACAGAAGGGATTTTAGGGCTACTGGCTAATCGATTAGGATGTTCTGACCAGGAAGCTGAACGCCTTCTGTATCGAATGCAAAATCAAATGCTTCGAGATAATGATAACGTTATCATTCAACCTGAATCTGAAGTTGTCGCCCAACTTTTTCAAGACTTAGGCAAGATGTCTTGGGAGTCTTTTATTAGTAATCGGCTTCCCCTATTAAAGCTGCCCGAAGAGATTTTAGGAAGTTTACGAGAAGGCAGAATTGAATACACGAAAGCTCGTGCGATCGCTAAAGTCAAAGATGAACAAGCACGAGTTACTTTACTAGAAACGGCAATTGCAGAGAATTGGTCTCTGAATCAAATCAAAGCTCAAATTTCTGCACTCAAATCAGAATCTCAATCCGCACCCCCCGAAGATTCTCTTCAAACTCGAATTAAAGCCGCCCTCACACAAGTCAATAAGTCAAAAGCTTGGAGCGATCCGAAAAAGCAAAAGCGTCTCCAAAAACTTTTAGTAGACTTAGAATCCCTGTTATCTAGCTAA